One segment of Niveibacterium microcysteis DNA contains the following:
- a CDS encoding glycosyltransferase translates to MIQPLRAVAFTQGVNVPSARFRVRQYLPQLAEAGVSLQERPARFGSYPPESRIQRLPWLAMTLAERAYAAATANAADVVMFQREMVSTLSLPEYLCRAPTVLDVDDAIWLTQRAGLVDCLAARARLVLCGNEYIADHFARQTRVEILPTGVDTDVWRPGDRDARPVIVWSGSSAGLPYLYEIEEALAGALAAVPQARLRVVCNAPPVFASLDPDRIEFIPWSPQREVAAVQSAWVGLMPMPDTPWTRGKCSFKMLTYLACGVPAVASPWGMNRKVIDGGGAWGAVTSDDWTDALVMLIREPEVGTAAGVAGREQVVNGYATAKLGHKLAAFLRDASA, encoded by the coding sequence ATGATTCAGCCGCTCCGCGCCGTGGCATTCACGCAGGGGGTCAATGTTCCCTCTGCGCGATTCCGCGTTCGTCAGTATCTGCCGCAACTTGCTGAAGCTGGCGTTTCGTTACAGGAGCGTCCAGCGCGCTTTGGTAGCTATCCACCAGAGTCTCGTATACAACGCCTGCCTTGGCTGGCCATGACGCTGGCCGAGCGGGCGTACGCCGCTGCGACCGCGAACGCTGCGGATGTGGTGATGTTCCAACGCGAGATGGTGTCGACACTCTCTTTGCCGGAATACTTGTGTCGCGCGCCAACCGTGCTTGATGTGGACGATGCAATCTGGCTCACGCAGCGCGCGGGGCTGGTCGATTGCCTTGCGGCACGCGCTCGGCTGGTGCTGTGCGGCAACGAGTACATTGCCGACCATTTCGCGCGACAGACCCGCGTGGAGATATTGCCGACGGGCGTTGATACGGACGTCTGGCGGCCTGGTGATCGGGATGCGCGGCCGGTGATCGTGTGGTCCGGCAGTTCGGCTGGGTTGCCGTATCTCTATGAGATCGAGGAGGCTCTGGCTGGCGCATTGGCTGCCGTTCCGCAAGCGCGGTTGCGCGTGGTGTGTAACGCGCCCCCTGTGTTTGCATCGCTCGACCCCGATCGGATTGAGTTCATTCCTTGGTCCCCCCAGCGCGAGGTCGCCGCGGTGCAGTCGGCATGGGTCGGGTTGATGCCGATGCCGGATACGCCTTGGACCCGTGGCAAGTGCAGTTTCAAAATGCTCACCTACCTTGCGTGCGGCGTGCCAGCCGTGGCGTCGCCGTGGGGCATGAATCGCAAGGTGATCGACGGCGGTGGCGCTTGGGGCGCAGTCACGAGCGATGACTGGACAGATGCGCTGGTGATGCTGATCCGTGAGCCTGAAGTGGGTACCGCTGCCGGTGTTGCGGGGCGAGAACAAGTGGTAAACGGATACGCTACGGCGAAGCTGGGTCACAAGTTGGCGGCCTTCTTGCGAGATGCCTCTGCTTGA
- the asnB gene encoding asparagine synthase (glutamine-hydrolyzing) has protein sequence MCGIAGFWSVSAPSEVLGAMARSMGEAIAHRGPDGRGEWAQSDIGLALSHRRLAIIDLTEAGFQPMHAASGRWTIVFNGEIYNYLVVRAELERARGGVAWRGHSDTELLIEALDYWGVEETLSRCDGMFAFAAWDHAVGRLILARDRLGEKPLYYGSMPDGAFLFGSELRALYAHPSWRGQIDRDSVGLLMHYNSIPAPWSIWQNVHKLPPAHWLEVRDRRASTPQPYWSLRDVMLAGESSRMAPPGADEPWVDRLEAVLGEVVEQEMLSDVPLGAFLSGGIDSSLVVAMMQKRTARPVKTFTIGFREDAFDEARYAREVAAHLGTDHREFYFSGSDALDVVPRVADLYDEPFSDSSQLPTWLVSHFARQHVTVALSGDAGDELFAGYTRYFVGDGFWRAASRVPYPLRRATAAGLGLVPSKAWDALGHGLGPLCPRLLRNSPGDKFSRIARMLRERSPAGFYDELISHWKDPALLVPGARLPALDAAELAARAGRSDIEFMQAHDTLAYLPNDILVKVDRAAMAVSLETRAPFLDRRVVEFAWTVPESLKVRQGNGKWLMRELLARHVPRSLFERPKQGFGIPLGPWLRGPLREWAECLLSPSALAESGLFDPAPIRRKWEEHLRGQAAWHYYLWDILMFQAWYQRYRSQVS, from the coding sequence ATGTGCGGCATAGCGGGCTTTTGGAGCGTCTCGGCGCCGTCTGAGGTGCTTGGCGCGATGGCCCGCTCGATGGGGGAGGCGATCGCCCACCGGGGCCCCGACGGGCGTGGCGAATGGGCTCAGTCGGACATCGGGCTGGCGCTCTCGCATCGCCGTCTCGCGATCATTGATCTGACCGAGGCCGGGTTTCAGCCGATGCACGCAGCATCTGGCCGCTGGACCATCGTGTTCAACGGCGAGATATACAACTACCTTGTCGTACGAGCTGAGCTTGAGCGTGCTCGGGGCGGGGTGGCTTGGCGCGGACACTCGGATACGGAACTTCTGATCGAGGCGCTGGATTACTGGGGCGTTGAAGAAACGCTCTCTCGGTGCGACGGCATGTTCGCTTTCGCCGCTTGGGACCACGCGGTTGGCCGTTTGATTCTCGCCCGCGACCGCCTTGGCGAGAAGCCGCTCTACTACGGCAGCATGCCCGATGGGGCGTTTCTGTTCGGTTCCGAACTTCGCGCGCTGTATGCCCATCCGTCGTGGCGTGGGCAGATTGACCGTGACTCGGTGGGGCTGCTGATGCATTACAACAGCATCCCAGCGCCCTGGTCGATCTGGCAGAACGTTCACAAGTTACCTCCCGCCCATTGGCTTGAAGTGCGTGATCGCCGAGCCAGCACGCCGCAACCATACTGGTCGCTTCGTGATGTGATGTTGGCCGGTGAATCGAGTCGCATGGCGCCTCCGGGGGCAGACGAGCCCTGGGTTGATCGGCTGGAAGCGGTGCTGGGCGAGGTCGTTGAGCAGGAGATGCTTTCCGACGTGCCGCTCGGGGCGTTCCTGTCTGGCGGCATTGACTCGTCGCTCGTGGTCGCGATGATGCAGAAGCGCACCGCGCGGCCGGTGAAGACCTTCACGATCGGTTTTCGCGAAGATGCTTTCGACGAGGCCCGCTATGCACGCGAAGTGGCAGCACACCTTGGCACCGACCACCGCGAGTTCTACTTCAGCGGTAGCGACGCACTGGATGTCGTGCCACGCGTGGCCGATCTTTACGACGAGCCGTTCTCGGACTCGTCGCAGTTGCCGACTTGGCTCGTGTCTCATTTTGCCAGGCAGCACGTCACCGTCGCCCTTTCCGGCGATGCGGGTGACGAATTGTTTGCGGGATACACGCGTTACTTTGTCGGCGATGGGTTCTGGCGTGCTGCTTCGCGCGTGCCGTATCCGCTGCGGCGGGCGACGGCGGCGGGGTTAGGCCTTGTGCCAAGCAAAGCGTGGGACGCGCTCGGGCATGGGCTCGGGCCCCTGTGCCCACGCTTGCTGCGCAACTCACCCGGGGACAAGTTCAGTCGTATCGCGCGCATGTTGCGTGAACGGTCGCCCGCTGGTTTCTATGACGAGTTGATCTCGCACTGGAAGGACCCGGCGCTGCTTGTGCCGGGTGCGCGCTTGCCTGCTCTGGATGCGGCCGAATTGGCTGCGCGCGCTGGACGCAGCGACATCGAATTCATGCAGGCGCACGACACGCTTGCCTACTTGCCCAACGATATCCTGGTCAAGGTCGATCGTGCTGCGATGGCAGTGAGTTTGGAAACGCGCGCGCCCTTTCTTGACCGCCGCGTTGTCGAATTCGCTTGGACGGTGCCGGAGTCTCTCAAGGTAAGGCAGGGCAACGGCAAATGGCTGATGCGCGAACTCCTTGCACGGCACGTTCCGCGATCGCTCTTCGAGCGTCCGAAGCAAGGCTTCGGCATTCCGCTTGGCCCATGGCTGAGGGGGCCGTTGCGTGAATGGGCGGAGTGCCTGCTGTCTCCCTCTGCGTTGGCGGAGAGCGGGCTGTTCGATCCGGCGCCGATTCGCCGCAAGTGGGAGGAGCATCTGCGGGGCCAGGCTGCATGGCACTACTATCTGTGGGACATCCTTATGTTCCAAGCGTGGTATCAGCGTTACCGCTCGCAGGTGTCTTGA
- a CDS encoding glycosyltransferase family 4 protein, which yields MRVLLFANTDWFLWNFKLPLARALRAAGHEVILLSPAGEFGARLRNEGFDWRAFALSRSGIHPLEEARAMRRLLALYRAVRPDLVHHFTIKCVLYGSWAARRANVARVVNSITGLGFALLGTSLKARLIRPVVVGFYRRSLIGTQVIFQNHDNRDTLAAFGALTHASVHVIPGDGVDVEAFCPPQPRVAGANVLMMGRLLWSKGVGVFVEAARIVRAARPNARFLLAGAPDSGNPESVPDAVLEQWRAEGVVEFLGHRSDVRELQQQADIAVLASTQGEGMPRALLEAAACGRPMVATDVPGSRELVEDGVNGLLVPAGDAKALAQAVLALLEAPERACAMGAAARRKVLAELSDDRIIARTLDVYFPLAGGA from the coding sequence ATGCGGGTGCTCCTGTTCGCCAATACCGATTGGTTCCTCTGGAACTTCAAGTTGCCGCTCGCGCGTGCGCTGCGGGCAGCGGGCCACGAGGTCATTCTCCTGAGCCCGGCGGGCGAGTTCGGGGCGCGCTTGCGCAACGAGGGCTTTGATTGGCGCGCCTTCGCGTTATCGCGCTCAGGCATTCATCCGCTGGAGGAGGCGCGTGCGATGCGTCGCCTGCTGGCGCTTTATCGCGCGGTACGGCCCGATCTCGTTCACCACTTTACGATCAAGTGTGTGCTGTACGGCTCCTGGGCGGCGCGCAGGGCGAATGTCGCCAGAGTGGTGAACTCGATAACCGGCCTCGGTTTTGCGCTGCTGGGTACGAGCTTGAAGGCGCGTCTGATCCGCCCGGTTGTCGTCGGTTTTTATCGGAGGTCGCTGATCGGCACCCAGGTGATCTTCCAGAACCATGACAACCGGGACACGCTGGCCGCGTTCGGGGCGCTGACTCATGCGTCGGTACATGTGATTCCCGGGGATGGTGTTGACGTTGAAGCGTTCTGCCCGCCGCAGCCGCGCGTGGCAGGCGCAAACGTCTTGATGATGGGGCGTCTGCTCTGGTCGAAAGGCGTCGGTGTCTTCGTTGAGGCAGCGCGTATCGTGCGCGCCGCCCGACCCAATGCGCGATTCTTGTTGGCGGGAGCGCCCGATTCCGGCAATCCAGAGAGCGTGCCCGACGCCGTGCTTGAGCAATGGCGAGCCGAAGGGGTGGTCGAGTTTCTTGGCCATCGCAGCGACGTGCGGGAACTGCAGCAGCAGGCGGATATCGCAGTGCTGGCGAGCACGCAGGGTGAAGGAATGCCGCGAGCCTTGCTCGAAGCCGCTGCCTGTGGGCGCCCAATGGTTGCGACGGACGTACCGGGATCACGCGAACTGGTGGAGGATGGCGTCAACGGACTGCTGGTGCCCGCGGGCGACGCCAAGGCGCTGGCGCAGGCGGTTCTCGCGCTGCTGGAAGCCCCCGAGCGGGCATGCGCTATGGGTGCCGCGGCGCGGCGCAAAGTGCTTGCGGAGTTGTCTGACGATCGAATAATCGCGCGCACGCTTGATGTGTACTTTCCCCTCGCAGGCGGCGCATGA
- a CDS encoding lipopolysaccharide biosynthesis protein: MSLRSSLAYFVFRGASGALAVLTVSVFARLLGPEGYARWTLAVVVSGFIAGVLVQPIHSALARFLPRPGGAAFVGTLGRLLLIAAGVVVLLAIALGIASPHWLPTGVVGLALALGLSQAGFDFSAQHCSSTLQARRYGRLYLCKAIIALIAGGVALLLGWGAAGAVAGTCLGFLCATALFGRLAWLEVARGRFDAAKLPEVHAYALPVMFALLTGALLQWGDRLVLAANVAPAQLGAYSAGGDLAQQGFGLLFSAFHLAWFPRLIAQWEAGSHELQAQVNRYAQLSLLVMVPAALGFALVAHDLADVLLGSAFRADASNVMPWLALAALLGGMRSYLFDLPLHLAQRMGTQSLIAGGCAVLGVSLNLLLVPRYGIGAAAVVAVLAQASGCIASYLVGRHTLSPRWAARDLLVVAGAAAAMALAVFMVPISGALGLCIKVLLGAATYCVVVLATDLAGLRRLIAGRLRLFRRLP; the protein is encoded by the coding sequence ATGTCGCTGCGTTCGAGTCTCGCGTACTTCGTCTTTCGGGGGGCATCGGGTGCGCTCGCGGTTCTGACCGTTTCCGTATTTGCACGCTTGCTCGGCCCGGAGGGTTACGCGCGCTGGACGCTGGCGGTCGTCGTCAGTGGATTCATTGCCGGCGTGTTGGTACAGCCGATTCATTCGGCGCTCGCCCGTTTCCTGCCGCGCCCCGGGGGGGCGGCGTTTGTAGGGACCTTGGGCCGTCTGCTCCTTATCGCGGCGGGCGTTGTCGTCCTGCTCGCGATTGCGCTCGGGATTGCTTCGCCACACTGGTTGCCGACTGGCGTGGTGGGGCTGGCGCTTGCACTGGGTTTGTCTCAGGCCGGCTTTGATTTCTCGGCGCAACACTGTTCCAGCACACTGCAGGCCCGTCGCTACGGGCGCCTTTATCTTTGCAAAGCGATCATCGCGCTGATCGCAGGGGGCGTTGCCTTGCTGCTGGGTTGGGGGGCTGCAGGCGCGGTTGCGGGCACATGCTTGGGTTTCTTGTGTGCCACTGCGCTCTTTGGCCGCTTGGCGTGGCTGGAGGTGGCGCGAGGGCGTTTCGATGCCGCAAAACTCCCTGAAGTGCACGCTTATGCCTTGCCAGTGATGTTCGCTCTGCTTACTGGCGCGCTGCTGCAATGGGGTGACCGACTCGTGCTCGCCGCGAATGTCGCGCCGGCGCAACTAGGCGCGTACAGCGCGGGGGGGGATCTTGCTCAACAAGGGTTCGGGCTGCTCTTCAGCGCATTTCATCTCGCGTGGTTTCCGCGGCTGATCGCCCAGTGGGAGGCGGGTAGCCACGAGTTGCAGGCGCAGGTGAACCGCTATGCGCAACTGTCATTGCTTGTGATGGTTCCTGCAGCGCTGGGATTCGCGCTGGTTGCGCACGATTTGGCTGACGTGCTGCTAGGGTCGGCGTTCCGTGCGGATGCATCAAACGTAATGCCTTGGCTTGCCCTGGCCGCGTTGCTAGGAGGCATGCGCTCCTATTTGTTCGACTTGCCGCTGCACCTTGCGCAGCGTATGGGTACGCAGAGTCTGATTGCGGGCGGTTGTGCGGTGTTGGGCGTTTCGCTGAACTTGCTGCTGGTCCCACGTTACGGAATTGGCGCGGCCGCGGTTGTGGCGGTGCTCGCGCAAGCTAGCGGCTGCATAGCAAGTTACTTGGTTGGTCGGCATACCCTGAGCCCGCGGTGGGCGGCCAGGGACTTGCTGGTGGTGGCGGGTGCGGCAGCCGCGATGGCGCTTGCGGTTTTCATGGTGCCGATCAGCGGTGCTTTGGGGTTGTGTATCAAGGTCTTGCTTGGTGCAGCCACGTATTGCGTAGTCGTGCTTGCGACGGATCTTGCGGGCCTGCGCCGCTTGATTGCTGGCCGCCTGCGTCTTTTCAGGCGGCTACCATGA